The Strix uralensis isolate ZFMK-TIS-50842 chromosome 23, bStrUra1, whole genome shotgun sequence genome has a segment encoding these proteins:
- the ESPN gene encoding espin isoform X2, whose product MALERALLAARQGDVEALRGLRAAGLLRPGLRDALGASPAHHAARAGRLGCLRYLAAEAALRGDARARNGATPAHDAAATGNLACLQWLLTQGGCGVQDTDNSGATILHLAARFGHHEVIDWLLRFGGSDPTAATNTGALPVHYAAAKGDFPSLRLLLGHCPSTLSAQTKTGATPLYLACQEGHLEVTQYLVQDCGADPHARAHDGMTPLHAAAQMGHNTIIVWLMSFTTVSLSERDAEGATAMHFAASRGHAKVLSWLLLHGGEITADGWGGTPLHDAAENGELECCQILVVNGADLSIRDQDGYTAADLAEYNGHGHCAQYLRTVENMSVEHRVLSRDPSADGECRQPDSGMSSPNTTASVPQARFEVGSPASTLSNYDSCHSSQSSTGEKRGGPPGPPAARVPEPALADMQAYMDMLDPETRPRRRGSAGEGPPPPPPPTFPPPPPPPPAAQLPPPPPGYPAPAPPAAPHTADIYVRAKNNLRHVESQALRRELTSRESSPEGLRRADSTRRSRNFGKQPSTGDYYKQLGHGTAEQPGPQRMAHSEEASPISAETMRNGESKPGAELPPPPPPPPLPDAACPLPPPPPPLAETPAGPRRSSSSTGSTKSFNMMSPTGDNSELLAEIKAGKSLKPTPQSKGFTTIFSGSGQAGANAESPVSSPSPTRTPTPPATPEAAGPPRCLAGGSPEPVLNGSSPVPAAGAGAAGEAEALVPSHDEQGRPIPEWKRQVMVRKLQLRMQEEEEQRRKPRSHSPPLCRCRPPTRGGTPGPTGQPMWEEDMRHLERQLGSLRVMHKPQPVQPLLGWLEDELPPLPPLPAAPAPRRFALAREDPPARGRQPPTLPRSAAVPLATLGGREGPGARGAVGGPSAQHDARHEILGCGVSVRSLKANYEGPGGSPAPLPRVPKRKRVQPPGSTRRPVLEEEYGDGAVRRSRPAVPEPSGPRERAERRKERAVFLFLEHWKKRALGTVPREEQPPRPGRRRPAAGRLLARWRSIARRVPGRQIRRLSRATVLYWPQHFLPHVGGSPMPHDSLPLDLFMLGYFQLLEMPLSPEERRFRHLLCYEMFDRLGSHSWHRVRRFHRAALERVEAGHRRWVDGFEDLVQEFFGDGPTAVAESPPEPPPMAPGGEGAAALVPVPVPELGEFSEEDVCRFIDRSFSFWKEKEAEMSDT is encoded by the exons atGGCGCTGGAGCGGGCGCTGCTGGCGGCGCGACAGGGAGACGTGGAGGCTctgcgggggctgcgggcggccgggCTGCTGCGGCCGGGGCTGCGGGACGCCCTGGGCGCCTCCCCCGCCCACCACGCCGCCCGCGCCGGCCGCCTCGGCTGCCTCCGGTACCTGGCGGCCGAGGCCGCGCTCCGCGGGGACGCGCGGGCGCGCAACGGGGCCACACCGGCCCACGACGCCGCCGCCACCGGCAACCTCGCCTGTCTCCAGTGGCTGCTCACGCAGGGGGGCTGCGGCGTGCAG GACACAGACAACTCCGGTGCCACCATCCTACACCTGGCAGCCCGCTTCGGTCACCACGAGGTGATCGACTGGCTCCTCCGCTTCGGGGGCAGCGACCCCACGGCGGCCACCAACACGGGAGCGCTGCCGGTCCACTATGCCGCGGCCAAAGGGGATTTCCCTTCCCTGCGACTCCTCTTGGGACACTGCCCCAG CACGCTGAGTGCCCAGACCAAGACAGGGGCCACCCCGCTGTACCTCGCCTGCCAGGAGGGGCACCTGGAGGTCACCCAGTACCTGGTGCAGGACTGCGGGGCCGACCCCCACGCGCGCGCCCACGACGGCATGACCCCGCTGCACGCCGCCGCCCAGATGGGCCACAACACCATCATTGTCTGGCTG ATGAGCTTCACGACAGTGAGCCTGTCAGAGAGGGACGCCGAGGGGGCCACAGCCATGCACTTCGCCGCCAGCCGCGGCCACGCCAAGgtgctgagctggctgctgctgcacgGCGGGGAGATCACCGCCGACGGCTGGGGCGGCACGCCGCTGCACGACGCCGCTGAGAACggcgagctggag tGCTGCCAGATCCTGGTGGTGAACGGCGCCGACCTCAGCATCCGCGACCAGGATGGCTACACGGCGGCTGACCTCGCCGAGTACAACGGCCACGGCCACTGCGCCCAGTACCTGCGCACTGTGGAGAACATG AGCGTGGAGCACCGTGTGCTGTCACGGGACCCCTCGGCGGACGGGGAGTGCCGGCAGCCCGACTCGGGCATGTCGTCGCCCAACACCACGGCGTCGGTGCCCCAGGCACGCTTCGAGGTGGGCTCCCCTGCCAGCACCCTCTCCAACTACGACTCCTGCCACTCCAGCCAGTCCAGCACCGGGGAGAAGAGGGGCGgccccccggggccccccgctGCCC GGGTGCCCGAGCCGGCGCTGGCGGACATGCAGGCGTACATGGACATGCTGGACCCCGAGACGCGGCCACGGCGCCGGGGGTCGGCAGGCGAGGgtccccccccaccgccgccccccaccttccccccaccaccacccccaccccccgccgctCAGctgcccccaccgccccccggctaccccgcgcccgcgccccccgccgccccccacacCGCCGACATCTACGTGCGGGCCAAGAACAACCTGCGGCACGTGGAGAGCCAGGCGCTGCGCCGAGAG CTGACGTCGCGCGAGAGCAGCCCTGAGGGCCTGCGCAGGGCCGACTCTACCAGGAGGTCGAGGAATTTTGGCAAGCAGCCGAGCACCGGGGACTACTACAAGCAGCTGGGACACGGCACGGCCGAGCAGCCCGGCCCCCAGCGAATGGCGCACAGTGAGGAG GCATCGCCCATCTCGGCCGAGACCATGCGCAACGGGGAGAGCAAGCCTGGTGCCGAGCTGCCGCCCCCACCGCCGCCCCCACCGCTGCCCGacgctgcctgcccgctgcccccgccgccaCCACCGCTGGCTGAgacccccgccggcccccgccgctcctcctcctccacggGAA GCACCAAGTCCTTCAATATGATGTCCCCCACTGGTGACAACTCGGAGCTGCTGGCCGAGATCAAGGCTGGGAAGAGCCTCAAGCCGACGCCCCAGAGCAAAGGCTTCACCACCATCTTCTCCGGCAGCGGCCAGGCAGGGGCCAAC GCAGAGTCGCCGGTGTCCTCCCCGTCGCCCACCAGGACGCCCACCCCACCGGCCACCCCTGAGGCTGCCGGGCCGCCGCGCTGCCTGGCAGGGGGCTCACCGGAGCCGGTGCTGAACGGGAGCTCGCCGGTGCCGGCAGCAGGTGCCGGGGCGGCAGGGGAGGCGGAGGCGCTGGTGCCGAGCCACGACGAGCAGGGCCGGCCCATCCCCGAGTGGAAGCGGCAGGTGATGGTGCGCAAGCTGCAGCTCCGcatgcaggaggaagaggagcagcggCGCAAG CCCAGGAGCCACTCGCCGCCCCTGTGCCGGTGCAGGCCACCCACCCGCGGGGGCACGCCGGGACCCACCGGGCAGCCGATGTGGGAGGAGGACATGCGGCACCTGGAGAGGCAGCTGGGGAGCCTGCGGGTGATGCACAAGCCGCAGCCGGTGCAGCCGCTGCTGGGGTGGCTGGAGGATgagctgccgccgctcccgccgctgcccgctgccccggCACCCCGGCGCTTTGCCCTCGCCCGCGAGGACCCACCCGCCCGCGGCCGCCAGCCGCCCACTCTGCCCAGGAGTGCGGCTGTGCCGCTGGCCACCCTGGGGGGCCGGGAGGGCCCCGGGGCCAGGGGGGCGGTGGGCGGCCCCAGTGCCCAGCACGATGCCCGGCACGAGATCCTGGGCTGCGGCGTCTCTGTCCGCAGCCTCAAGGCCAACTAcgaggggccgggggggtcccccgCACCCCTCCCTAGAGTCCCCAAGCGCAAACGGGTGCAGCCCCCTGGCAGCACCCGCCGGCCCGTCCTGGAGGAGGAGTACGGGGACGGGGCAGTGCGGCGGAGCCGGCCGGCGGTGCCGGAGCCGAGTGGCCCACGGGAGCGCGCGGAGAGGCGCAAGGAGCGCGCGGTCTTCCTCTTCCTGGAGCACTGGAAGAAGCGGGCCCTGGGGACGGTGCCCAGGGAGGAGCAGCCGCCACGGCCAGGGAGGCGGCGACCAGCAGCAGGGCGGCTGCTGGCCCGCTGGAGGAGCATTGCCCGCCGGGTGCCGGGGCGGCAGATCCGGCGGCTGAGCCGGGCCACGGTGCTGTACTGGCCCCAGCACTTCCTGCCCCACGTTGGCGGCTCGCCCATGCCCCACGACAGCCTCCCGCTCGACCTCTTCATGCTGGGCTACTTCCAGCTGCTGGAGATGCCGCTCAGCCCCGAGGAGCGGCGCTTCCGCCACCTCCTCTGCTACGAGATGTTTGACCGCCTGGGCAGCCACAGCTGGCACCGCGTCCGCCGCTTCCACCGCGCCGCGCTGGAGCGGGTCGAGGCCGGTCACCGCCGCTGGGTCGACGGCTTTGAGGATCTTGTGCAGGAGTTTTTCGGGGACGGCCCCACTGCGGTGGCGGAGAGCCCGCCAGAGCCCCCCCCCATGgccccgggaggggagggggcggcagcACTGGTGCCAGTGCCGGTGCCGGAGCTGGGCGAGTTCAGCGAGGAGGACGTCTGCCGCTTCATCGACCGCAGCTTCTCCttctggaaggagaaagaagcggAGATGTCCGACACCTGA
- the ESPN gene encoding espin isoform X1, whose protein sequence is MALERALLAARQGDVEALRGLRAAGLLRPGLRDALGASPAHHAARAGRLGCLRYLAAEAALRGDARARNGATPAHDAAATGNLACLQWLLTQGGCGVQDTDNSGATILHLAARFGHHEVIDWLLRFGGSDPTAATNTGALPVHYAAAKGDFPSLRLLLGHCPSTLSAQTKTGATPLYLACQEGHLEVTQYLVQDCGADPHARAHDGMTPLHAAAQMGHNTIIVWLMSFTTVSLSERDAEGATAMHFAASRGHAKVLSWLLLHGGEITADGWGGTPLHDAAENGELECCQILVVNGADLSIRDQDGYTAADLAEYNGHGHCAQYLRTVENMSVEHRVLSRDPSADGECRQPDSGMSSPNTTASVPQARFEVGSPASTLSNYDSCHSSQSSTGEKRGGPPGPPAARVPEPALADMQAYMDMLDPETRPRRRGSAGEGPPPPPPPTFPPPPPPPPAAQLPPPPPGYPAPAPPAAPHTADIYVRAKNNLRHVESQALRRELTSRESSPEGLRRADSTRRSRNFGKQPSTGDYYKQLGHGTAEQPGPQRMAHSEEASPISAETMRNGESKPGAELPPPPPPPPLPDAACPLPPPPPPLAETPAGPRRSSSSTGRGKALRQMKSTKSFNMMSPTGDNSELLAEIKAGKSLKPTPQSKGFTTIFSGSGQAGANAESPVSSPSPTRTPTPPATPEAAGPPRCLAGGSPEPVLNGSSPVPAAGAGAAGEAEALVPSHDEQGRPIPEWKRQVMVRKLQLRMQEEEEQRRKPRSHSPPLCRCRPPTRGGTPGPTGQPMWEEDMRHLERQLGSLRVMHKPQPVQPLLGWLEDELPPLPPLPAAPAPRRFALAREDPPARGRQPPTLPRSAAVPLATLGGREGPGARGAVGGPSAQHDARHEILGCGVSVRSLKANYEGPGGSPAPLPRVPKRKRVQPPGSTRRPVLEEEYGDGAVRRSRPAVPEPSGPRERAERRKERAVFLFLEHWKKRALGTVPREEQPPRPGRRRPAAGRLLARWRSIARRVPGRQIRRLSRATVLYWPQHFLPHVGGSPMPHDSLPLDLFMLGYFQLLEMPLSPEERRFRHLLCYEMFDRLGSHSWHRVRRFHRAALERVEAGHRRWVDGFEDLVQEFFGDGPTAVAESPPEPPPMAPGGEGAAALVPVPVPELGEFSEEDVCRFIDRSFSFWKEKEAEMSDT, encoded by the exons atGGCGCTGGAGCGGGCGCTGCTGGCGGCGCGACAGGGAGACGTGGAGGCTctgcgggggctgcgggcggccgggCTGCTGCGGCCGGGGCTGCGGGACGCCCTGGGCGCCTCCCCCGCCCACCACGCCGCCCGCGCCGGCCGCCTCGGCTGCCTCCGGTACCTGGCGGCCGAGGCCGCGCTCCGCGGGGACGCGCGGGCGCGCAACGGGGCCACACCGGCCCACGACGCCGCCGCCACCGGCAACCTCGCCTGTCTCCAGTGGCTGCTCACGCAGGGGGGCTGCGGCGTGCAG GACACAGACAACTCCGGTGCCACCATCCTACACCTGGCAGCCCGCTTCGGTCACCACGAGGTGATCGACTGGCTCCTCCGCTTCGGGGGCAGCGACCCCACGGCGGCCACCAACACGGGAGCGCTGCCGGTCCACTATGCCGCGGCCAAAGGGGATTTCCCTTCCCTGCGACTCCTCTTGGGACACTGCCCCAG CACGCTGAGTGCCCAGACCAAGACAGGGGCCACCCCGCTGTACCTCGCCTGCCAGGAGGGGCACCTGGAGGTCACCCAGTACCTGGTGCAGGACTGCGGGGCCGACCCCCACGCGCGCGCCCACGACGGCATGACCCCGCTGCACGCCGCCGCCCAGATGGGCCACAACACCATCATTGTCTGGCTG ATGAGCTTCACGACAGTGAGCCTGTCAGAGAGGGACGCCGAGGGGGCCACAGCCATGCACTTCGCCGCCAGCCGCGGCCACGCCAAGgtgctgagctggctgctgctgcacgGCGGGGAGATCACCGCCGACGGCTGGGGCGGCACGCCGCTGCACGACGCCGCTGAGAACggcgagctggag tGCTGCCAGATCCTGGTGGTGAACGGCGCCGACCTCAGCATCCGCGACCAGGATGGCTACACGGCGGCTGACCTCGCCGAGTACAACGGCCACGGCCACTGCGCCCAGTACCTGCGCACTGTGGAGAACATG AGCGTGGAGCACCGTGTGCTGTCACGGGACCCCTCGGCGGACGGGGAGTGCCGGCAGCCCGACTCGGGCATGTCGTCGCCCAACACCACGGCGTCGGTGCCCCAGGCACGCTTCGAGGTGGGCTCCCCTGCCAGCACCCTCTCCAACTACGACTCCTGCCACTCCAGCCAGTCCAGCACCGGGGAGAAGAGGGGCGgccccccggggccccccgctGCCC GGGTGCCCGAGCCGGCGCTGGCGGACATGCAGGCGTACATGGACATGCTGGACCCCGAGACGCGGCCACGGCGCCGGGGGTCGGCAGGCGAGGgtccccccccaccgccgccccccaccttccccccaccaccacccccaccccccgccgctCAGctgcccccaccgccccccggctaccccgcgcccgcgccccccgccgccccccacacCGCCGACATCTACGTGCGGGCCAAGAACAACCTGCGGCACGTGGAGAGCCAGGCGCTGCGCCGAGAG CTGACGTCGCGCGAGAGCAGCCCTGAGGGCCTGCGCAGGGCCGACTCTACCAGGAGGTCGAGGAATTTTGGCAAGCAGCCGAGCACCGGGGACTACTACAAGCAGCTGGGACACGGCACGGCCGAGCAGCCCGGCCCCCAGCGAATGGCGCACAGTGAGGAG GCATCGCCCATCTCGGCCGAGACCATGCGCAACGGGGAGAGCAAGCCTGGTGCCGAGCTGCCGCCCCCACCGCCGCCCCCACCGCTGCCCGacgctgcctgcccgctgcccccgccgccaCCACCGCTGGCTGAgacccccgccggcccccgccgctcctcctcctccacggGAA GAGGAAAGGCGCTCAGGCAGATGAAGA GCACCAAGTCCTTCAATATGATGTCCCCCACTGGTGACAACTCGGAGCTGCTGGCCGAGATCAAGGCTGGGAAGAGCCTCAAGCCGACGCCCCAGAGCAAAGGCTTCACCACCATCTTCTCCGGCAGCGGCCAGGCAGGGGCCAAC GCAGAGTCGCCGGTGTCCTCCCCGTCGCCCACCAGGACGCCCACCCCACCGGCCACCCCTGAGGCTGCCGGGCCGCCGCGCTGCCTGGCAGGGGGCTCACCGGAGCCGGTGCTGAACGGGAGCTCGCCGGTGCCGGCAGCAGGTGCCGGGGCGGCAGGGGAGGCGGAGGCGCTGGTGCCGAGCCACGACGAGCAGGGCCGGCCCATCCCCGAGTGGAAGCGGCAGGTGATGGTGCGCAAGCTGCAGCTCCGcatgcaggaggaagaggagcagcggCGCAAG CCCAGGAGCCACTCGCCGCCCCTGTGCCGGTGCAGGCCACCCACCCGCGGGGGCACGCCGGGACCCACCGGGCAGCCGATGTGGGAGGAGGACATGCGGCACCTGGAGAGGCAGCTGGGGAGCCTGCGGGTGATGCACAAGCCGCAGCCGGTGCAGCCGCTGCTGGGGTGGCTGGAGGATgagctgccgccgctcccgccgctgcccgctgccccggCACCCCGGCGCTTTGCCCTCGCCCGCGAGGACCCACCCGCCCGCGGCCGCCAGCCGCCCACTCTGCCCAGGAGTGCGGCTGTGCCGCTGGCCACCCTGGGGGGCCGGGAGGGCCCCGGGGCCAGGGGGGCGGTGGGCGGCCCCAGTGCCCAGCACGATGCCCGGCACGAGATCCTGGGCTGCGGCGTCTCTGTCCGCAGCCTCAAGGCCAACTAcgaggggccgggggggtcccccgCACCCCTCCCTAGAGTCCCCAAGCGCAAACGGGTGCAGCCCCCTGGCAGCACCCGCCGGCCCGTCCTGGAGGAGGAGTACGGGGACGGGGCAGTGCGGCGGAGCCGGCCGGCGGTGCCGGAGCCGAGTGGCCCACGGGAGCGCGCGGAGAGGCGCAAGGAGCGCGCGGTCTTCCTCTTCCTGGAGCACTGGAAGAAGCGGGCCCTGGGGACGGTGCCCAGGGAGGAGCAGCCGCCACGGCCAGGGAGGCGGCGACCAGCAGCAGGGCGGCTGCTGGCCCGCTGGAGGAGCATTGCCCGCCGGGTGCCGGGGCGGCAGATCCGGCGGCTGAGCCGGGCCACGGTGCTGTACTGGCCCCAGCACTTCCTGCCCCACGTTGGCGGCTCGCCCATGCCCCACGACAGCCTCCCGCTCGACCTCTTCATGCTGGGCTACTTCCAGCTGCTGGAGATGCCGCTCAGCCCCGAGGAGCGGCGCTTCCGCCACCTCCTCTGCTACGAGATGTTTGACCGCCTGGGCAGCCACAGCTGGCACCGCGTCCGCCGCTTCCACCGCGCCGCGCTGGAGCGGGTCGAGGCCGGTCACCGCCGCTGGGTCGACGGCTTTGAGGATCTTGTGCAGGAGTTTTTCGGGGACGGCCCCACTGCGGTGGCGGAGAGCCCGCCAGAGCCCCCCCCCATGgccccgggaggggagggggcggcagcACTGGTGCCAGTGCCGGTGCCGGAGCTGGGCGAGTTCAGCGAGGAGGACGTCTGCCGCTTCATCGACCGCAGCTTCTCCttctggaaggagaaagaagcggAGATGTCCGACACCTGA